A DNA window from Candidatus Poseidoniia archaeon contains the following coding sequences:
- a CDS encoding 50S ribosomal protein L22, whose amino-acid sequence MKGYSFPYDPEIHAAARGKEMAISPRHAREICRAIRGMELERARGYLGRVIDMREPVPFTRHAGKVGHRKGKGRAAGRYPRKAAAAILKVIESAQSNGETMHLDIDEWRIVHVATSRGPAFEARFPRARGRATPKMRETANVEVVLEGIE is encoded by the coding sequence ATGAAAGGCTATTCGTTCCCCTACGACCCCGAAATCCATGCCGCCGCGCGCGGCAAGGAGATGGCAATCTCCCCACGCCATGCGCGCGAAATCTGTCGCGCTATCCGCGGGATGGAACTCGAGCGCGCGCGCGGCTATCTCGGGCGCGTAATCGACATGCGCGAGCCGGTCCCGTTCACGCGACACGCCGGCAAGGTGGGGCACCGCAAGGGCAAGGGCCGCGCCGCAGGGCGCTACCCGCGCAAGGCGGCCGCCGCCATCCTGAAAGTCATCGAGTCGGCGCAGAGCAACGGCGAGACGATGCACCTTGACATTGACGAATGGCGCATCGTGCATGTCGCTACGTCGCGCGGACCCGCCTTCGAGGCACGTTTCCCGCGAGCGCGCGGCCGCGCCACACCCAAAATGCGCGAGACCGCCAACGTCGAAGTCGTGCTGGAGGGTATCGAATGA
- a CDS encoding translation initiation factor: MADICSTCALPVEICVCEDIAREQQEIRVRIEKRRYGKLMTVLEGLGSDIDIPDLLKTLKTKCATGGTYKDGAIELQGNHTRNVKVILGDMGFPVGDA, from the coding sequence ATGGCTGACATCTGTTCCACCTGCGCACTGCCGGTCGAAATCTGCGTTTGCGAGGATATCGCGCGCGAGCAGCAGGAAATTCGCGTGCGCATCGAGAAGCGGCGCTACGGCAAGCTGATGACTGTACTCGAGGGGCTCGGCAGCGATATTGACATTCCCGACCTGCTCAAGACGTTGAAGACCAAGTGCGCCACCGGCGGCACCTACAAGGATGGTGCCATCGAGCTGCAGGGCAACCACACTCGCAACGTGAAGGTAATCCTGGGCGACATGGGCTTCCCGGTGGGTGACGCATGA
- a CDS encoding 50S ribosomal protein L5, translating to MNAMRELRIAKVVLNIGVGEAGDRLSKAETVLGKLTGCQPVRTLSRTQNRDLGLRKGMPIGCKVTLRGENAHRVLKNALWVRENRLPAYCFSAAGGLNFGIPDYTGFADEKYDPDIGIFGLDVAVAFERPGFRIARRKVARRKVGPNHRLTREECQEFMQQNFKLEVIA from the coding sequence ATGAACGCAATGCGCGAGCTGCGGATTGCCAAGGTCGTCCTGAACATCGGCGTCGGCGAGGCGGGCGACCGGCTCTCCAAGGCCGAGACTGTGCTGGGCAAGCTGACCGGCTGCCAGCCAGTACGCACGCTTTCGCGCACGCAGAACCGCGACCTGGGGCTGCGCAAGGGGATGCCCATCGGCTGCAAGGTGACGCTGCGCGGCGAGAACGCGCACCGCGTGCTGAAGAACGCGCTCTGGGTGCGCGAGAACCGGCTGCCGGCCTACTGCTTCTCCGCCGCAGGCGGACTCAACTTCGGTATTCCCGACTATACGGGCTTCGCCGACGAGAAATACGATCCTGACATTGGCATCTTCGGGCTGGACGTGGCGGTCGCGTTCGAGCGCCCCGGCTTCCGCATTGCACGCCGCAAGGTGGCGCGGCGCAAGGTTGGGCCCAACCACCGGCTGACGCGCGAGGAGTGCCAGGAATTCATGCAGCAGAACTTCAAGCTGGAGGTTATCGCGTGA
- a CDS encoding 30S ribosomal protein S8, protein MRHDPLSDALVTIKNAERVGKPDARVPASRLIGEILRLLQEKGYITGFERLENGRGGEFRVLLNGRINSCGAIRPRFSVKVREMDRHEARYLPAKDFGILILTTPQGVINNDQAKAGHTGGRLLAYAY, encoded by the coding sequence ATGAGACACGACCCATTATCCGATGCATTGGTGACCATCAAGAACGCTGAGCGCGTCGGCAAGCCCGATGCGCGTGTTCCCGCGTCCCGCCTGATTGGCGAAATCCTGCGGCTGCTGCAGGAGAAGGGCTACATCACCGGTTTCGAGCGGCTGGAGAACGGCCGCGGCGGTGAATTCCGGGTGCTGCTCAACGGCCGCATCAACAGCTGCGGGGCAATCCGGCCACGATTCTCGGTCAAGGTGCGCGAGATGGACCGCCACGAGGCGCGCTACCTGCCGGCCAAGGATTTCGGCATCCTGATTCTCACGACGCCGCAGGGCGTCATCAACAACGACCAGGCCAAGGCTGGCCACACCGGGGGGAGGCTGCTCGCGTATGCTTATTGA
- a CDS encoding 50S ribosomal protein L18: MRQFRRRREGATDYRKRLALLKSGEARAVVRVTNRQVLIQLTRFAKQGDEVVAAVSSQQLGALGWKGSGTSVPAAYLAGLLAARNAQAAGETRAVLDIGRVTPTPGGRVFAVLKGLVDGGLEVPHSNTLYPGEERIRGEHISKATAKQVEKVSAAIKEAKA; this comes from the coding sequence ATGAGGCAATTCCGCCGCCGCCGCGAAGGCGCAACCGATTACCGCAAGCGGCTGGCGCTACTCAAGTCGGGAGAGGCGCGCGCAGTCGTACGCGTCACCAACCGGCAGGTGCTCATCCAGCTGACCCGCTTCGCGAAGCAGGGCGACGAGGTTGTCGCCGCGGTCAGCTCGCAGCAGCTGGGCGCACTGGGCTGGAAAGGCTCCGGCACCAGCGTCCCCGCCGCCTACCTTGCGGGCTTGCTCGCAGCGCGCAACGCGCAAGCCGCGGGCGAGACGCGGGCGGTGCTCGACATCGGCCGCGTCACCCCCACCCCGGGCGGTCGCGTCTTCGCGGTGCTCAAAGGGCTCGTAGATGGCGGACTCGAAGTCCCGCACTCGAATACCCTTTACCCGGGCGAGGAGCGCATCCGCGGCGAACACATTTCCAAGGCGACCGCCAAGCAGGTCGAGAAGGTCTCTGCCGCTATCAAGGAGGCGAAGGCATGA
- a CDS encoding 50S ribosomal protein L14, whose amino-acid sequence MRAVAGRQMRGLPQGARIDCVDNSGAKIVEIVTVLNYKGVHRRSPSAGVGDMVIASVKKGTPEMRRQLVRAVIVRSRRPFRRPDGTMVKFEDNAVVLTNEMGETRGSGIKGPVAREAAERWPRIAATASTII is encoded by the coding sequence ATGAGGGCGGTCGCCGGCCGGCAGATGCGCGGTCTCCCGCAGGGGGCGCGTATCGACTGTGTCGATAACAGCGGCGCCAAGATAGTCGAAATCGTGACGGTCCTGAACTACAAGGGCGTCCACCGCCGCTCGCCATCGGCAGGCGTGGGAGACATGGTCATCGCGTCGGTCAAGAAAGGCACGCCGGAAATGCGGCGCCAGCTGGTGCGCGCAGTCATCGTGCGCAGCCGACGGCCGTTCCGCCGCCCCGACGGGACGATGGTGAAATTCGAGGATAACGCGGTCGTGCTGACCAACGAAATGGGCGAGACGCGCGGTTCCGGAATCAAGGGGCCCGTCGCCCGCGAAGCGGCCGAGAGGTGGCCGCGCATTGCCGCAACGGCATCTACTATCATATGA
- a CDS encoding ribonuclease P protein subunit, whose protein sequence is MSMAQREFIGRRVTVAEHSDPSLRGLAGTVVDETRETLLLESGGDRKRVAKRGGSFDFDGETVAGDRIAFRPQDRTRRCA, encoded by the coding sequence ATGAGCATGGCTCAGCGCGAGTTCATCGGCCGCCGCGTCACCGTCGCGGAGCACAGCGACCCGTCGCTGCGTGGCCTTGCGGGGACGGTCGTCGACGAGACTCGTGAGACGTTACTGCTCGAGTCCGGCGGGGACCGCAAGCGCGTCGCCAAGCGCGGCGGCAGCTTCGACTTCGACGGCGAGACCGTTGCGGGCGACCGGATCGCGTTCCGGCCGCAGGACCGCACCCGGAGGTGCGCATGA
- a CDS encoding 50S ribosomal protein L30, which translates to MTWAVVRVRGPINVKPKARETMRLLRLNRVNHCVMVPEDATHLGMLRQVKDYVTWGEADADTAELLLGDAGMLGGRKPLDKAALKEGGFTTVKAFAKKVAAGKARLRDVPGLKPVLRLHPPRRGWEGIKRSFTEGGALGYRGDAINALLRRMTRGDA; encoded by the coding sequence ATGACCTGGGCCGTCGTCCGCGTGCGCGGGCCGATTAACGTCAAACCCAAGGCGCGCGAAACGATGCGGTTGCTACGGCTGAACCGGGTCAACCACTGCGTGATGGTCCCCGAGGACGCCACCCATCTCGGGATGCTGCGACAGGTGAAGGATTACGTTACATGGGGCGAAGCCGATGCCGACACCGCCGAGCTACTGCTGGGCGACGCCGGGATGCTGGGCGGGCGCAAGCCGCTCGACAAGGCGGCGCTTAAGGAGGGCGGCTTCACGACGGTGAAGGCGTTCGCGAAGAAGGTTGCTGCCGGCAAGGCGCGGCTGCGCGACGTTCCCGGGCTGAAGCCGGTGCTGCGGCTCCACCCACCCCGCAGGGGCTGGGAGGGCATCAAGCGCTCTTTCACCGAAGGCGGCGCGCTCGGCTACCGCGGTGACGCCATCAACGCGCTGTTG
- a CDS encoding 50S ribosomal protein L32e yields the protein MTHKPKAKPKLDGEARKALAKRNAASRKRPAFRRQNWFRYKRLGIAWRKPRGMHSKMRTRRKYRPPVVSAGYRGPAAARGLHPSGFVEVLVHRPEELEALDGKLEAARIAATVGDRKREAIEARAGELEIRVLNSRGYENDSEEEDDADEEEEE from the coding sequence ATGACGCATAAGCCGAAGGCAAAGCCGAAGCTCGACGGAGAGGCCCGCAAGGCGCTCGCAAAACGCAACGCCGCCAGCCGCAAGCGGCCCGCCTTCAGGCGGCAGAACTGGTTCCGCTACAAGCGGCTCGGCATCGCCTGGCGCAAGCCGCGCGGGATGCACAGCAAAATGCGTACCCGCCGCAAGTATCGCCCGCCGGTGGTTTCGGCCGGCTATCGCGGCCCCGCCGCCGCGCGCGGGCTGCACCCATCCGGCTTCGTCGAAGTGCTGGTGCACCGGCCCGAGGAGCTGGAAGCGCTCGATGGCAAACTGGAAGCGGCGCGCATCGCCGCCACCGTCGGCGACCGCAAGCGCGAAGCGATTGAGGCGCGCGCAGGCGAGCTGGAAATTCGCGTGCTGAACAGCCGCGGCTACGAAAACGATTCTGAAGAGGAAGATGACGCGGATGAGGAGGAAGAGGAATGA
- a CDS encoding 30S ribosomal protein S5, with protein MSPPPVRRTSTSPPPRGGARTGGPQRGGPPRRGGPPRDRGPRLTPAQQRRKAASERVDTWKTKTELGRRVVAGEITTIHDALTAGLPLREPEIVDILLPDLKEEVIDIHMVQRMSDSGRRVRFAVTTMVGNGDGCVGLGRVSGKLVRPTIQKSLDRAKQNLIEIRRGSGSWECSTAVPNSLPFTVAGRTGSTRVTLKPAPPGVGLVTNDVGRIMLRMAGVQDIWSFSKGQTQTIYNYASAMFKALEKTASTKLLPGQEEAHNMLLGAAPA; from the coding sequence ATGAGCCCGCCACCCGTGCGCAGGACCAGCACCAGCCCGCCACCGCGTGGCGGAGCCCGGACTGGCGGCCCCCAGCGCGGCGGTCCGCCCCGCCGGGGCGGACCGCCGCGTGACCGCGGACCGCGGCTGACGCCGGCGCAGCAGCGCCGCAAGGCGGCTTCCGAGCGCGTCGATACGTGGAAGACGAAGACCGAGCTGGGACGCAGGGTCGTCGCCGGCGAAATTACTACGATTCACGACGCTCTCACGGCGGGGCTGCCGCTGCGCGAGCCCGAAATCGTCGACATCCTGCTGCCCGACCTGAAGGAAGAAGTTATCGACATTCACATGGTCCAGCGCATGTCCGATTCGGGGCGCAGGGTGCGCTTCGCCGTGACGACTATGGTCGGCAACGGCGACGGCTGCGTCGGACTGGGTCGCGTCTCGGGCAAGCTGGTGCGGCCGACTATCCAGAAATCGCTCGACCGCGCCAAGCAGAACCTGATTGAAATCCGGCGCGGCAGCGGCTCCTGGGAGTGCTCGACCGCGGTCCCCAATTCACTGCCGTTCACCGTCGCGGGCCGCACCGGCTCGACACGTGTGACGCTCAAGCCGGCGCCGCCCGGCGTGGGGCTGGTGACCAACGACGTTGGCCGTATCATGCTCCGCATGGCGGGCGTCCAGGACATCTGGTCGTTCAGCAAAGGGCAGACGCAGACCATCTACAATTACGCCAGCGCAATGTTCAAGGCGCTCGAGAAGACCGCCAGCACGAAGCTGCTGCCGGGGCAGGAAGAGGCGCATAACATGCTGCTGGGGGCGGCGCCCGCATGA
- a CDS encoding 30S ribosomal protein S3, with protein MTTIAREMVEERVRRMLVHDFVRKEVARAGFGGLSIQRTPLGTHVRIQAERPGIVIGRKGVDINRLTEEMERTFGYENLQVEAAEVETWALNPGVMASKVANTLERGWNYRRAGNSMLQRIMGAGARGCQITIAGKLTGLRHRTEKFIEGHIKHCGEPALELMKVGYAQAKLKPGTIGVKVVIMPPDAKLPAEITVEPAAVPEPPAEAADAEADAEAAHEGEAQPETDKEAAEAPAEAAAEEPPTKDAKEDSK; from the coding sequence ATGACGACTATCGCGCGCGAGATGGTTGAGGAGCGCGTGCGGCGCATGCTGGTCCACGACTTCGTCCGCAAGGAGGTGGCGCGCGCCGGTTTCGGCGGGCTCTCCATCCAGCGCACCCCGCTGGGAACGCACGTCCGCATCCAGGCCGAGCGTCCTGGCATCGTCATCGGCCGCAAGGGCGTCGACATCAACCGGCTGACCGAGGAGATGGAGCGCACTTTCGGCTACGAAAACCTGCAGGTCGAGGCGGCCGAGGTGGAAACCTGGGCGCTGAACCCCGGCGTGATGGCGTCGAAGGTCGCCAACACGCTCGAGCGCGGCTGGAACTATCGCCGTGCGGGTAACTCAATGCTGCAGCGCATCATGGGCGCCGGCGCACGCGGCTGCCAGATTACGATTGCCGGCAAGCTGACCGGTCTGCGGCACCGCACCGAGAAGTTTATCGAAGGCCACATCAAGCACTGCGGCGAGCCCGCACTGGAGCTGATGAAGGTCGGCTACGCGCAGGCGAAGCTGAAGCCGGGCACCATCGGCGTCAAGGTCGTCATCATGCCGCCCGACGCGAAACTGCCGGCCGAAATCACCGTCGAGCCGGCCGCCGTGCCAGAGCCGCCCGCGGAAGCGGCGGACGCCGAAGCGGACGCAGAGGCCGCCCACGAAGGCGAGGCGCAGCCGGAAACGGACAAGGAAGCTGCGGAAGCCCCGGCCGAGGCAGCAGCCGAAGAGCCGCCCACGAAGGATGCCAAGGAGGATTCAAAGTGA
- a CDS encoding 30S ribosomal protein S4e — MSDHLKRITAPRSWNVGRKSHFWATRPAPGPHSLEGSVPLVMVLRDYLHVCDNAREARRVLADGKVMVDQRVVRDPKRSVGLMDVVSLPAAKANFRCLLDHHGRLHFSEIKATEAKWKLLRVEGKTTVRGGKTQLNLHDGSNLLSEDAVATGDVLQVALPGRKVKKILKFGKGAPALVTGGAHVGTIAQLEEAVVTRSPRPNIVHFAEFETLKQYAFVVGAKKALVTEVSA; from the coding sequence ATGAGCGACCACCTGAAACGCATTACCGCGCCGCGTTCGTGGAACGTCGGCCGCAAGTCACACTTCTGGGCCACCAGACCAGCGCCGGGCCCCCACTCGCTAGAAGGGAGCGTCCCGCTGGTGATGGTTCTGCGCGACTACCTGCACGTCTGCGACAACGCACGTGAGGCGCGGCGGGTGCTCGCTGACGGCAAGGTGATGGTCGACCAGCGCGTCGTGCGCGACCCGAAGCGCAGTGTGGGGCTGATGGATGTTGTCTCGCTGCCCGCGGCCAAGGCCAATTTCCGTTGCCTGCTCGACCACCACGGCCGGCTGCATTTCTCCGAAATCAAGGCGACCGAGGCGAAGTGGAAGCTGCTGCGTGTCGAAGGCAAAACGACGGTGCGCGGCGGAAAGACGCAACTCAACCTGCACGACGGGAGCAACCTGCTCTCGGAGGACGCGGTTGCGACTGGCGACGTGCTGCAAGTGGCGTTGCCGGGCCGCAAGGTGAAGAAAATACTCAAGTTCGGCAAGGGCGCGCCGGCGCTCGTCACGGGCGGTGCTCACGTCGGCACGATTGCGCAGCTGGAAGAGGCTGTCGTAACGCGAAGCCCGCGGCCCAACATCGTCCACTTTGCCGAGTTCGAGACGCTGAAGCAGTATGCGTTCGTTGTCGGTGCCAAGAAGGCGCTCGTCACGGAGGTCTCCGCATGA
- the rpmC gene encoding 50S ribosomal protein L29 — MSRKAAALRELAPEERVARLGELRSELMHERGVASMGGQPASPGKMRSLRKQVARLQTVMRELGERYG; from the coding sequence GTGAGCCGCAAGGCCGCCGCACTGCGCGAGCTGGCGCCCGAGGAGCGCGTTGCGCGACTGGGCGAGCTGCGCAGCGAGCTGATGCACGAGCGCGGTGTCGCATCGATGGGCGGACAGCCCGCGTCGCCCGGCAAGATGCGTTCGCTGCGCAAGCAGGTGGCGCGACTGCAGACCGTGATGCGCGAACTGGGGGAACGCTATGGCTGA
- a CDS encoding 30S ribosomal protein S14, whose translation MKTKERTVFRGRIKGCRRCGRKRGIVRRYKLHLCRQCFRDKATILGFKKYS comes from the coding sequence GTGAAGACCAAGGAGCGCACTGTGTTCCGCGGGCGCATCAAGGGATGCCGTCGCTGCGGGCGCAAGCGCGGTATCGTGAGGCGCTACAAGCTACATCTCTGCCGGCAGTGCTTCCGCGACAAGGCGACCATACTGGGGTTCAAGAAATACTCATGA
- the rplX gene encoding 50S ribosomal protein L24, giving the protein MSSKQPRKQRLARRNAPLHRRHREMAAPLDRGLRKRQEERGYIYPRSIPVRTGDRVLIVRGEGRGTDGHRISQIDRRARKVYVDGFTYHKSDGTELQRPIDPSNLVVINPDWSDVRRRRILDRVNEGVEWTEETVAALEAADDDYETEVTGVDPRAAEVDDTEADADEEEAGDDEEAQDWSALTVPELKAALKERSLPVSGKKAELVARLEESA; this is encoded by the coding sequence ATGAGCTCAAAACAACCCCGCAAACAGCGACTCGCCCGGCGTAACGCGCCACTCCACCGACGGCACCGCGAGATGGCGGCACCGCTCGACCGCGGGCTGCGCAAGCGGCAGGAAGAGCGCGGCTACATCTATCCCCGCTCGATTCCGGTCCGCACCGGCGACCGCGTGCTAATTGTGCGCGGCGAAGGGCGCGGCACCGATGGGCACCGCATCTCGCAAATCGACCGCCGCGCACGGAAGGTTTACGTCGACGGCTTTACTTACCACAAGTCGGACGGCACCGAGCTGCAGCGACCGATTGACCCGTCGAACCTGGTGGTAATCAACCCCGACTGGTCCGACGTGCGCCGGAGGCGCATCCTTGACCGCGTCAACGAAGGCGTCGAGTGGACCGAGGAGACTGTCGCCGCGCTGGAAGCGGCCGATGACGATTACGAAACCGAAGTTACCGGTGTCGACCCGCGCGCGGCGGAAGTCGACGACACGGAGGCCGACGCTGACGAAGAAGAGGCTGGCGACGACGAGGAAGCGCAGGACTGGAGCGCGCTCACCGTCCCCGAGCTCAAGGCAGCGCTGAAGGAGCGCAGCCTGCCCGTATCGGGCAAGAAAGCGGAACTGGTGGCGCGGCTGGAGGAATCCGCATGA
- a CDS encoding 30S ribosomal protein S19, with translation MARQRKSATPKAARRRERKRRAGVQVRRKKEYTYRGLTVDALKALSLEEFLELMPSRQRRSFTRGLTREQAKIIWDAEADPDAVIRTHRREMIVIPQFIGRKFAIYDGHEFVEIEVQPEMVGHYFGEFAQTRTPPTHTGPGVGATRSSKFMPLK, from the coding sequence GCCGAAGGCCGCGCGCAGGCGCGAGCGGAAGAGGCGCGCAGGCGTACAGGTCCGCCGCAAGAAGGAATACACCTACCGCGGGCTGACCGTCGACGCGCTGAAGGCGCTCTCGCTCGAGGAGTTCCTGGAGCTGATGCCGTCGCGCCAGCGCCGCTCGTTCACCCGCGGGCTGACGCGCGAGCAGGCGAAGATAATCTGGGATGCCGAAGCAGACCCCGACGCGGTAATCCGCACTCATCGCCGCGAAATGATTGTAATTCCCCAGTTCATCGGCCGCAAGTTTGCCATCTACGACGGGCATGAGTTCGTCGAGATAGAAGTGCAGCCGGAGATGGTAGGCCACTACTTCGGCGAGTTTGCGCAGACGCGCACACCGCCCACGCATACGGGGCCCGGCGTTGGGGCGACCCGTTCATCCAAGTTTATGCCACTCAAATGA
- a CDS encoding 50S ribosomal protein L19e, with product MNLAYQRRVAARLLKCGLDRVWIDDRTEIQERIGEAVTRDDVRHLIVQKFIRKHQKKGISRGRARHRDAQRAKGRQRGHGSRRGHGKARTPKKEAWMTRIRALRDELRTLRVAGSLTASQYRHYYRRAKGGMYNSRAHLRSHMQTDGVEVQK from the coding sequence ATGAATCTCGCCTACCAGCGCCGTGTTGCCGCCCGCCTGCTCAAGTGCGGGCTCGACCGGGTCTGGATTGACGACCGCACCGAAATCCAGGAGCGTATTGGCGAAGCAGTCACCCGCGATGACGTGCGCCACCTGATTGTCCAGAAGTTCATCCGCAAACACCAGAAGAAGGGCATCTCCCGCGGACGCGCACGCCATCGCGATGCGCAGCGTGCCAAGGGGCGGCAGCGCGGCCACGGCTCGCGCCGCGGCCACGGCAAGGCGCGCACGCCCAAGAAGGAGGCGTGGATGACGCGCATCCGTGCGCTACGCGACGAGCTGCGCACCCTGCGGGTAGCGGGCTCGCTCACCGCATCACAATATCGCCACTACTACCGTCGCGCCAAGGGTGGCATGTACAACTCGCGGGCGCACCTGCGCTCGCACATGCAGACCGACGGTGTCGAGGTGCAAAAATGA
- a CDS encoding 30S ribosomal protein S17: protein MSKPRDIGVDVQPPAHEWDGDMNDPFYGTLPVRGQLLQGVVVRARAQRTVVVRIERLKYDSKYERYQRRSSRIQAHSPASVGAQEGDAVTLMECRPLSKTKSFVIIERRDA from the coding sequence ATGAGCAAGCCGCGCGACATCGGCGTCGACGTGCAGCCGCCCGCGCATGAGTGGGACGGCGACATGAACGACCCGTTCTACGGCACGCTCCCCGTACGGGGGCAGTTACTGCAGGGCGTCGTCGTCCGCGCGCGAGCGCAGCGCACGGTAGTGGTCAGGATTGAACGCCTGAAATACGATTCCAAGTACGAGCGTTACCAGCGCCGGTCGTCGCGCATCCAGGCTCACAGCCCGGCCAGCGTCGGCGCGCAGGAGGGGGATGCGGTGACTCTCATGGAGTGCCGCCCGCTCTCGAAGACCAAGTCGTTCGTGATTATCGAGCGGAGGGATGCATGA
- a CDS encoding 50S ribosomal protein L6 has product MLIEELVHTIPLPEGVSASYDGATLAVEGPRGKLERDFSHPQLGIQPGDGAVVVSGKKLRKRQKALLGTWRAHLSNMVNGVAFGFRYQMKVVFAHFPMKVSTKGDTVVIDNFLGEKASRHAAIVGDTKVIAKGDSVTIEGNDREAVGQTAANLERATIVKGRDIRVFQDGIYLVSKGVMHDA; this is encoded by the coding sequence ATGCTTATTGAGGAACTGGTGCACACCATCCCGCTGCCGGAGGGCGTCAGCGCCAGCTACGACGGCGCTACGCTCGCGGTCGAAGGCCCGCGCGGCAAGCTTGAGCGCGACTTCAGCCACCCGCAACTCGGCATCCAGCCGGGCGACGGCGCGGTCGTCGTCTCCGGAAAGAAGCTGCGCAAGCGGCAGAAGGCGCTGCTCGGAACGTGGCGCGCGCACCTGTCGAACATGGTGAACGGCGTCGCATTCGGCTTCCGCTACCAGATGAAGGTGGTTTTCGCGCACTTCCCGATGAAGGTCTCCACCAAGGGCGACACCGTGGTAATCGACAACTTCCTGGGCGAGAAGGCGAGCCGGCACGCCGCGATTGTCGGCGACACGAAGGTAATCGCCAAGGGCGATTCCGTCACGATTGAGGGCAACGACCGCGAGGCGGTCGGCCAGACGGCAGCCAACCTGGAGCGCGCTACCATCGTCAAGGGGCGCGACATCCGCGTCTTCCAGGACGGCATCTATCTCGTCTCGAAAGGAGTAATGCATGACGCATAA